CCGAAGCATCCGGATCGCATCGCATCGCATAGCCCGGCACTGCGAGGCGATTGGGTCGCCGAAGCGCGTGGAGTGCAGCGCAACCCAGTGCGGCGCTACCTGGTCACCTGCTCGAGGATTTCGAGCAGGTGCCGGTAGGGCCGGCCTGTGGCGCGGCTGAGGGCGATCTCACAGGTGCGGTTGACGGAGGCGTACGCGTCGTAGCGCCGGCTCATCACCTCGGCTGCTTCCGCGGAGGTCGCCGAGGCGGTGAGTTCTGGATGCAGCATCCCGCGGTCGCCTGCGAAGGCGCAGCATTGCCAGTCGTCGGCGATGTCGACGCGTCGCGCGACCCGTTCGGCGACCTTCATGACCGCGTCGTCGAGCGACATGCGAGTCGAGGAGCATGTCGGGTGCAGCGCCAGGCTGCCCAGGATCTCTGTGACCGGCAGGGAGGGAAGGATCCGTTCGGCGGTGAAGGCCACGGCATCGATCGTTCGGATGCCGCTGGCGTGTGCGGCATCCAGGAGCAGTTCGAGGCCTTCGCTGCAGGACGCGGCGTCGCAGATGACGGGTATCCGACCGCTGTCGGTCGCTTCCACGAGCACGAGCGCGACGCGGTCTCGCATGGCGTGATACCCCGACACCAGGCCCTTGGACTTCCACGGCGTGCCGCAGCAGAGGTCTCCGATCTCGGGCGGAGCGGCCAGCGCGACGCCTGCTCGCTCGCACAGCGAGAGGAAGGCCTCTCGGACGCCCAGACCGGAGGGTTCGGGGGCGAACATCGTCGTGGTGCAGCTGGAGAAGTAGACGGCTTCCGGATCCGTGTTCGCGATGGGCATCCGCCGCGAGCCGCCCGCAGGCAGATCGGCGGAGTACCGGGGCACGACATCGCGGCCCAGGGTCGCCCTCCCGACCTCGCTCATCGCGGTGGAGATTCCCGAGGGCAGCGCACCGGCAACGCTCAGCGCGACCGAGGCGCTGCGAGTCGCGGTGTCCCAATGGGCGGCTGCCAGACGGCCGATGCGTTCGGCAGCCGGTGTCGCCGCTTCCTGACGCAGTCGGCGGACCAGATCGCCGGTGTGGATGAGGACGGGACATGCGGTCTGGCACATGCCGTCCACGGCGCAGGTCTCGACGCCGTCGTACCGGTACTCGGCCTCGAGAGCGCGCACCAGCGTGAGGTCCTGCGCCTCCGACGCCTGGGCGGCCTCGCGGCGCAGGGCGATCCGTTCACGGGGCGTCAGGGTGAGGTCGCTGCTCGGGCACGCCGGCTCGCAGTACCCGCACTCGACGCAGCGGTCCACCTCGGGTTCCACCTGCGGAGCGACCTTGAGATTTCGCAGGTGCGCCTGAGGGTCATCGCTGATCAGCACCCCCGGATTGAGCACGCCGCTCGGGTCGATGAGCCGCTTGACCTCGCACATCACGTCGTAGAGTTCGTCTCCGACCTGGCGGGGGAGGAATGGCGCCATCATCCGCCCGGTGCCGTGTTCGGCTTTGAGCGTGCCGCCGTGCCTGAGCACGAGGTCGACCACATCGTCGGTGAATCGTGCGTACCGCTCCATCGAACGCGGCTCGTCGAAGCGTTCGGTGATCATGAAGTGGATGTTGCCGTCTTTGGCGTGACCGAAGATCACCCCGTCGTCGTAGCCGTGGGCTGAGAAGAGCGCGACGAGCCCCGTGCAGAGGGAGTACAGCTGGTCGACGGGAACGGCGACGTCCTCGAGCAGCGCCGTCGTGCCCGACGGACGCGACCCGGCGACGGCGGTGAAGAGACCTTTTCGGATGCGCCAGAGGCGTGCCCGACGATCGGGATCGGTGTCGATGAGCACGGGGACGGTCAGGGCATGGCGGGCGAGCGACGCATGGGCCGTCTCCCTGCGTGCGCGAAGGTCGTCCGCGCTCGCTTCCTGGAACTCGACCAGAAGCGCAGCGTGCGCATCCAGGTGCAGCGCACGCAGCTCCTCGGTAGTCCCGGGGTCGGACTGGGCGACACGGAGACTGGCGGTGTCCAGGAGCTCCACGGTCGCGAAGCCCATGTCCACGATCGCCGGCAGCGCCGAGGTCGCATCCTGGAGGTCATCGAACACGAGCAGGCCCGTCGCTGCGTGCGGTCGGATAGGCACCGTGCGGAAGGTCGCTGAGGCGACGAACGCGAGGGTTCCCTCGCTTCCCACGATGAGGTGCTCGAGGATGTCCACGGAACTGTCGTGATCGAGGAAGCTGTTCAGTGCGTACCCCATCGTGTTCTTGATGGAGTGCAGGCGCCTGACGGTCGCCACCGAGGCCGGGTTCCCGCGAATCCGGTCGCGGAGGCGGAGGAGTCCCGCGTGGATGTCAGGCTCGCGGGCCTCGAGCAGGCTGTCCGCCTGGGGGTCGGACGTGTCGACGGTGGTTCCGCTCGGGAGGACCAACTCCACACTGTCGAGGGTGCGGTACGCGTTGTCACGGATGCCGCAGGCCATCCCGCTGGAGTTGTTGGCGACGACCCCGCCGATCGTGCAGGCGATCTCGCTGGCGGGATCGGGTCCGAGCTTGCGGCCGTGCCGCGCAAGGCGGGCGTTGACCTGACGGACGGTCGCCCCCGGTCCGGTGCGGACTGCGACGCCGTCATCGAGGATCGTGATCTGCCGGAATGCGCGCCTGGTGTCGACGATGACTCCCGTCGACCCGGCCTGTCCGCTGAGGCTGGTACCCCCCGACCTGAAGGTCACAGATGATCCGGATGCCCGCGCCTCAGCGACGACGGTGGCCACATCGCCGGCGCTTCGTGCCCGCACCACGGCGGCGGGCACCAGCCGGTAGGGCGACCCGTCGTGCGCCGCGGCCAGTCGGTCGCTGACACGATCGGCGACGGCCAGCCCCGATGCCCGTAGCGCTTCGAGCAGTGCGGGTGGCGGTGGGTCGAGCGTCATGCGGCATCGCCGTGTGGTGCGCTCATCCGGTAGTGATCTGCGAAGGACAGGCGACTCGCCGCGTCCTCGTCCACGATCGCCACCACGTCGGGATGGAGCTGCAGGGCAGACGCGGGAACCGAGGCGGTCACCGGTCCCTCGAGAGCCGCCGCGACGGCATCCGCCTTCCGTCGCCCGGACGCGACCAGGATCAGTCGGCGTGCATCGAGAATGGTCCCCACCCCTTGCGTGATGCATCGGGTGGGCACCTGGTCGAGAGACTCGAAGAAGCGGGCATTGTCGCGCCGGGTCTGGGCGGCCAGGTTCGCGATGTGCGTGCGGCCCGAGAGGGACGAGCCCGGTTCGTTGAATCCGATGTGGCCGTTCCGGCCGATCCCGACGACCTGGACGTCGATGCCGCCCGCGGCTCGAATGGCTGATTCGTATGCGGACGGCGCGTCACGCAGGTCGGCCTGAGCGTCGGGAGTGTGCACCTTCCGGGGATTCAAGCCGAGGGGCACGGCGATCTCCCGGTGCACGACGGCGGCATAGCTTTCCGGATGTCCGGGCGGCAGGTCGAGGTACTCGTCGAGAGCGAACGCCGAGACCCTGCTCATGTCGAGGCGCATGGCTGCGAGCGCTGACCAGATCGGGAGTGGCGTCGATCCGGTGGCGACTCCGAGCACCATGTCGGGCTTCTGTGAGAGGACGGCCGCGAGGAGGGTGGCTGCGGCCGCTCCCCCGGCGTGAAGGTGGGGGACGATGATCACGTCTGTCACGGTCAGATCGCTCCCGCTCTGCTGGCGGCCCAGCTGCTGAATCGCTGCCGGAACTCGGTGAGGTCGGCGTGATCCCGATGGGGATGGACGTTGTTCGTGAGCAGGGCCGCGGCAAGTCGGCGGCGGGGATCGGCGAGCCACATCGTCCCGGTGAAACCCACATGACCGAACGCTTCGACATCGCCGAGGAACGCTGCATCGTTTAGCGCCGGTCCGAGAGCCTGACCGAACGCCGACCCGTGATGTGGTCGCAAGCCGTCCGTCGTCATCCAGGTACGGGCTTGCGATTCGTAGAGGCGATCGTCTGTGAAGCTCTCTGCGAACGCGAGCACGTCCTCGGCGGATCCGAACAGGCCCGCGTTGCCGACGCACCCGCCCAGATAGCGGTTCAGCTCGTCGTGCACCTCGCCCCGCAGCATCCCGGCCCCTGCCCACGGCTGGGCCTCGGTGGCAGCCGCCCGGGCGGGGTCGACAGGTCCGTATCGGACCGATGTCAGGTGGAGGGGCTGCGTGATGAGTTCGTCGAGCAGTGACGGCAGCGTGCTTCCCGTCGCCCGCTCGGCGACCGCACCGGCGGCGATGTAGCCGACGCAGGAGTATCTGTAGACCTCGTCCGGTTCGCTCTCGAGTGCCGTGGCCAGGAGCGCGCGCATCCGGTCCGGCGGGGGAGTCGAGACGTCTCGCCAGATGAAGGATTCCGCCGGCAGGCCCGAGACGTGGGTCAGCAGCATCCGCAGCGTGATCCGCTCGGCGCCCGGTCCCGTCCCGACGGGGAGGACGGTCGCGACCGGTTCGTCCAGGTTCACCCGACCCTGCGCCGCCAGCCGCGTGATCACGGCGGCAGTGAAGGTCTTCGACACGGACGCGAGATCGAAAACGGTGTCTGCCCGCACCGGCGTCAGATCGTCCCTGGCATGCGTCCCGGCGTAGGCGATGTGTCGTTCACCACCCACAGTGATGCCCGCGGCCGCGCCCGAGTACAGGCTCTGCTCGAGACCGTCCTCGAGCAGAGCCTGCAACTGAGCCTGGAGGCTGCCCATCCGCCCTCAGACTGCCTCGACGTTCACGGGCTCGCCGGACTCGATCGAATCGAGGATCGCTCGCAGCACCGCCGTCACCTGGAGACCTTCCTCCCCCGTCGCGAGGACCTCGCCGCGACCATGTGCCGCATCGACGAACTGTGCGATCGCATCCAGCACGAACCCGGTGAGCCGCGGACCGTACGGAGGGACCAGGACGGCCGGGTAGTCCAAGGAGTCGGCCGTGTGGATCTCGACCGTGCGGTTGTGGGTGGTGTCGATGTAGACCGCGCCATCGGAGCCGAGCACCTCGAACTTGAGGTCGGTGTTGGTGGGGTTCCCCGCGGGGAGGATCCAGGCGTGCTCGAACACGGCCAGCGCCCCGGACTCGAACTCGGCCATGATCACGAAGAGGTCGGGCGTGTTGATTCCGCGCGCCTCCAGGGTCCCGGTCAGCGCGCGAGCGGTCACCTTCACGATGCGCTCGCCCACGATCCACTGCGCCACGTCGACCATGTGACTGGCAAGGAACCACAGCGATGACGACGAGGACGCCCACTTGATCATCGAGGCGATGGTGACCGTGTTGCTCAGTCGCGCGTAGACGTACTTGACCTGGCCGACTCGCCCGTCTCGGACAGCCTGGTAGGCGTCGACGAACGGCGGGTTGACCCGGTTGTGGAAGTCCACCATGAGGATGCCGCCGCCCTCTTTCGCGGCGTCGACGATGGCCTTCGCGTCCTCGACGCTGGTCGCGAGCGGCTTCTCCACGAGGAGGTGCTTGCCCGCCTTCGCGGCGGCGACGGCCGGCGCCGTGTGGAGGTGGTCGGGGGTCGCGACGGACACCGCCTCGAGTCCGTCGATGGCGAGGAACTCGTCGATGTCGGTGAACACCGGGACGGGCCCGGACGCGAAGTTCGCGACCGCGTTCTCGGCCAGCTCGCGATTGAGGTCGAGGACGCCGACGAGTTCGACGTCGGGGTGCCGATCGAAGGCTTGGATGTGACGGGACCCGAAGGTCCCGGCGCCGATGACGCCGAACTTCATGATGCTCCTATGGATTGGTGGGATCGCTGAGGTGGAAGGCTGATGAGGTATGGGGGGCGAGAGCGGACGGCGCCCGTCGAGGCGCGCTGAGCGAAGGCGACCGCGCCATCGAGCGGAGTCCCTGCGTCGACCGCGAGGACGAGATCGGGCCCGAGCTCGCGGACGTGTCGTGTGAAGGCCTCCGCGATCACCTCGTCGCGGGAGAGCCCGCCCACGAGCGCAAGCCGCGGCGAGATCGCCTCGCCCATCACGCTGAGCCCCGTCTGGGCGAGTTCTCGCGCTGCCGCAGAGATGATCTCCTGTGCGATCACGTCGCCGCGGCGAGCCGCGGCGGAGACCTGGGGCGCGAACGCTGCGAGCACGCTGGCGGGATTCGGTGCGGAACGCACCGCCTCGGGGACTCGGAGCGGGTCGCCGAACCGCTCGCGGAGGCCATCCAGGAGTGCCGGGGAAGCACCGGGTCGGCCGTCCACTGAGCGCAGAGCGGCAGACAGCCCCCGAGCGCCGATCCACGCAGCGCCACCGTCGTCCCCGAGCTCATGGCCCCAGCCGTCCGAACGCCGCCAGGTCTGTTCGAAGTCGGTGCCGAAGGCGATGACTCCGGTGCCGGCCGCGACAATCGCACCGCCGGTCGAACCCCACGCCCCCATGACGGCGGCAACGGCGTCCGAGACGACCACGATCACCGCATCCGGCCAGAGCGTCGCGGTCGCTTCGCCGAGCACGTCGGGATCCCCGAGCGAGATCAAGCCGGCCGCGCTGACGGCCACGGCTGTCACGGACTCTCCGGCCGGCGCGCGCCGCGCGAGGGCACGCACGGCGTCCGCGTGCGCGGCGTGCCCGCCGATGACGGCGAAGGGGGGACCCTCAGCCTCGATGCGACGGTCGCCCACGACAGCGATCCGGGAGCCCGAACCGCCGAGATCGATCCCGATGACCGCCATGTCATCCGTCCCCGGTGAGCCGACGGATGGCGTCCCGCACCGATCCGTGGGAAGCCTGGAGGGCAGCAGCAGCCGACTCTGCGGACACGGCTGCGACGGACGTCACGACGGCGACGCGGAGATCTCCTCCGGCGTCGTCGAGCAGCCGGGAGCTTTCCTCAGGCGACTCCCCCGTCACGTTCTCGAGAATACGCAGTGTGCGCTCCCGGAGCTTCCTGTTTCCGGCGACCACCGCCACCATCAGATTCGAGTACGTGCGCCCCATCCTGACCATGAGAGTCGTGGAGAATCCGTTCAGGATGACTTTCGTCGCCGTTCCGGCCTTGAGGCGGGTCGAGCCGGTGAGCACCTCGGGACCGGTGTCGGCCACCACGACGTGGTCGGCCAGCTCCGCCAGCGGAGAATCCGGATTGCTGGTGACCAGTCCCGTGAGAGCGCCGACGTTCCGAGATGCGCGCAACGCTCCCTCGACGTAGGGCGTGGTGCCCGAGACCGCGAGACCGATCACGACATCGCCCGACCGCACCGAGTCCATCGCATCGCGGTGGCCGTCCGCGGCGGAGTCCTCGGACCCTTCGACGGCACGCGTGATCGCCTCCGCGCCGCCAGCGATGTGCGCCTGTACCTGAAGGGGATCGATGCCGAACGTGGGCACCAGCTCGGCAGCGTCGAGCACGCCGAGTCGCCCCGACGTGCCGGCACCGAAGTAGTGGACGCGGCCGCCGCCCCGAACACGGTCGACGGCGTCGTCGACGAGTGCGCCGAGGGCCGGGACCGTCTCGGCGACCGCCGTGATCGCCCGCTGGTCTTCGGCGTTGAGCAGTTCGAGGATCTGGATCGTGCTCATGTCCTCGAGACCCGCCGAACGAGGGTTGCGCTCCTCCGTGGCGGGGGTGCGACGTGAGGCTTCGGACGTGGTGGCCATCGGATCCATTTCGCTTTCGGGACCCTCACCGTCGGACGGGAGGAAACTTTATTTCAGAATGCTAACATGTTGGGTAAGTCATTTACTAGCCCGATGGCGACGGATCCCGACTCGCACGAGCGGTATGGTTCTGTCGGCCGCGTATGGGAAGGGGGTGGGGTCGATGAACGAAGACGTCATGCAGGAACTGCGTGCCGCGGTTCCGGCGCTCAGGCCGTCCGAGCGTCGAGTGGCGGAGCTGGTGCTGCAGGATCCGGCGCGCGTGGTGAGTCTCTCGATCACGGACCTCGCCGAGCTGTGCGACACGTCTGTGGCGTCCGTCGTGCGGTTCTGCCGCAGCCTCGGATACACCGGCTACGCGGAGTTCCGGCGCGAGCTGGCTTCCTCGGTGGGACGCGAGCAGGTGTCTCTCGGCCGCTTCGGAGTGTCCGACAGCGACATCGCCGCCGATGATGATGCTTCGGCGGTCATCGCCAAGATCGCCTTCCACGAGGCGCGGGCGATCGAGGCCACCGCCGCGGCGATCGACGCGACGGTTCTCGACGTGATCGCGGACGCGATCGTCGGCGCGCCGAGGGTGGACATCTATGGGGTGGCCTCCAGCGGAATCGCCGCAGCCGACCTCCAGCAGAAGCTGCACAGGATCGGGATGGTGGCGTTCGCCTGGAGCGACGTCCACCTCGCGTTGACCAGCGCCGCCGTGCTCACGCCCGGCTGCGTCGCCATCGGGTTCTCCCACAGCGGTCTCACCGTCGAAGTCGCCGACAGCCTCGCGGCGGCGCGCGACAGCGGCGCCACGACTGTCCTCGTGACGAACTTCCCCTCCTC
This window of the Microbacterium sp. SSM24 genome carries:
- a CDS encoding Gfo/Idh/MocA family protein, translating into MKFGVIGAGTFGSRHIQAFDRHPDVELVGVLDLNRELAENAVANFASGPVPVFTDIDEFLAIDGLEAVSVATPDHLHTAPAVAAAKAGKHLLVEKPLATSVEDAKAIVDAAKEGGGILMVDFHNRVNPPFVDAYQAVRDGRVGQVKYVYARLSNTVTIASMIKWASSSSSLWFLASHMVDVAQWIVGERIVKVTARALTGTLEARGINTPDLFVIMAEFESGALAVFEHAWILPAGNPTNTDLKFEVLGSDGAVYIDTTHNRTVEIHTADSLDYPAVLVPPYGPRLTGFVLDAIAQFVDAAHGRGEVLATGEEGLQVTAVLRAILDSIESGEPVNVEAV
- a CDS encoding MurR/RpiR family transcriptional regulator; the encoded protein is MNEDVMQELRAAVPALRPSERRVAELVLQDPARVVSLSITDLAELCDTSVASVVRFCRSLGYTGYAEFRRELASSVGREQVSLGRFGVSDSDIAADDDASAVIAKIAFHEARAIEATAAAIDATVLDVIADAIVGAPRVDIYGVASSGIAAADLQQKLHRIGMVAFAWSDVHLALTSAAVLTPGCVAIGFSHSGLTVEVADSLAAARDSGATTVLVTNFPSSPIAKDVDHVLTTSASETRYRPGAMSGRITQLAVIDFLFVRVAQQLSDRAAEPLQLTYDAVQTHRLNYGRRGRR
- a CDS encoding N-acetylglucosamine kinase, with protein sequence MAVIGIDLGGSGSRIAVVGDRRIEAEGPPFAVIGGHAAHADAVRALARRAPAGESVTAVAVSAAGLISLGDPDVLGEATATLWPDAVIVVVSDAVAAVMGAWGSTGGAIVAAGTGVIAFGTDFEQTWRRSDGWGHELGDDGGAAWIGARGLSAALRSVDGRPGASPALLDGLRERFGDPLRVPEAVRSAPNPASVLAAFAPQVSAAARRGDVIAQEIISAAARELAQTGLSVMGEAISPRLALVGGLSRDEVIAEAFTRHVRELGPDLVLAVDAGTPLDGAVAFAQRASTGAVRSRPPYLISLPPQRSHQSIGAS
- a CDS encoding N-acetylmuramic acid 6-phosphate etherase, with the translated sequence MATTSEASRRTPATEERNPRSAGLEDMSTIQILELLNAEDQRAITAVAETVPALGALVDDAVDRVRGGGRVHYFGAGTSGRLGVLDAAELVPTFGIDPLQVQAHIAGGAEAITRAVEGSEDSAADGHRDAMDSVRSGDVVIGLAVSGTTPYVEGALRASRNVGALTGLVTSNPDSPLAELADHVVVADTGPEVLTGSTRLKAGTATKVILNGFSTTLMVRMGRTYSNLMVAVVAGNRKLRERTLRILENVTGESPEESSRLLDDAGGDLRVAVVTSVAAVSAESAAAALQASHGSVRDAIRRLTGDG
- a CDS encoding serine hydrolase domain-containing protein, translating into MGSLQAQLQALLEDGLEQSLYSGAAAGITVGGERHIAYAGTHARDDLTPVRADTVFDLASVSKTFTAAVITRLAAQGRVNLDEPVATVLPVGTGPGAERITLRMLLTHVSGLPAESFIWRDVSTPPPDRMRALLATALESEPDEVYRYSCVGYIAAGAVAERATGSTLPSLLDELITQPLHLTSVRYGPVDPARAAATEAQPWAGAGMLRGEVHDELNRYLGGCVGNAGLFGSAEDVLAFAESFTDDRLYESQARTWMTTDGLRPHHGSAFGQALGPALNDAAFLGDVEAFGHVGFTGTMWLADPRRRLAAALLTNNVHPHRDHADLTEFRQRFSSWAASRAGAI
- a CDS encoding glucosamine-6-phosphate deaminase, yielding MTDVIIVPHLHAGGAAAATLLAAVLSQKPDMVLGVATGSTPLPIWSALAAMRLDMSRVSAFALDEYLDLPPGHPESYAAVVHREIAVPLGLNPRKVHTPDAQADLRDAPSAYESAIRAAGGIDVQVVGIGRNGHIGFNEPGSSLSGRTHIANLAAQTRRDNARFFESLDQVPTRCITQGVGTILDARRLILVASGRRKADAVAAALEGPVTASVPASALQLHPDVVAIVDEDAASRLSFADHYRMSAPHGDAA
- a CDS encoding FAD-binding and (Fe-S)-binding domain-containing protein gives rise to the protein MTLDPPPPALLEALRASGLAVADRVSDRLAAAHDGSPYRLVPAAVVRARSAGDVATVVAEARASGSSVTFRSGGTSLSGQAGSTGVIVDTRRAFRQITILDDGVAVRTGPGATVRQVNARLARHGRKLGPDPASEIACTIGGVVANNSSGMACGIRDNAYRTLDSVELVLPSGTTVDTSDPQADSLLEAREPDIHAGLLRLRDRIRGNPASVATVRRLHSIKNTMGYALNSFLDHDSSVDILEHLIVGSEGTLAFVASATFRTVPIRPHAATGLLVFDDLQDATSALPAIVDMGFATVELLDTASLRVAQSDPGTTEELRALHLDAHAALLVEFQEASADDLRARRETAHASLARHALTVPVLIDTDPDRRARLWRIRKGLFTAVAGSRPSGTTALLEDVAVPVDQLYSLCTGLVALFSAHGYDDGVIFGHAKDGNIHFMITERFDEPRSMERYARFTDDVVDLVLRHGGTLKAEHGTGRMMAPFLPRQVGDELYDVMCEVKRLIDPSGVLNPGVLISDDPQAHLRNLKVAPQVEPEVDRCVECGYCEPACPSSDLTLTPRERIALRREAAQASEAQDLTLVRALEAEYRYDGVETCAVDGMCQTACPVLIHTGDLVRRLRQEAATPAAERIGRLAAAHWDTATRSASVALSVAGALPSGISTAMSEVGRATLGRDVVPRYSADLPAGGSRRMPIANTDPEAVYFSSCTTTMFAPEPSGLGVREAFLSLCERAGVALAAPPEIGDLCCGTPWKSKGLVSGYHAMRDRVALVLVEATDSGRIPVICDAASCSEGLELLLDAAHASGIRTIDAVAFTAERILPSLPVTEILGSLALHPTCSSTRMSLDDAVMKVAERVARRVDIADDWQCCAFAGDRGMLHPELTASATSAEAAEVMSRRYDAYASVNRTCEIALSRATGRPYRHLLEILEQVTR